One part of the Pandoraea faecigallinarum genome encodes these proteins:
- a CDS encoding [protein-PII] uridylyltransferase encodes MHARAHAPSPLRQALKDRKAELVERFSTHGKIDVLLHGLCHAVDRSMREAWAEYGMPDDFALVAVGGYGRGELYPYSDVDILLLHRNAEDEALIQHVEPFIGFLWDIGVEIGSSVRTVDECISEAHADITVQTSLLESRLLAGNQALFDEFQQRFSADLDPLAFFRSKQLEIRQRHAKYQDTPYSLEPNCKESPGGLRDLQVILWMTKAAGLGNSWTELSARDLLTDRELKELRRNEQFLKGLRARLHLLARRRQDVLVFDLQTALAQSLGFEATTTKRASEQLMRRYYWAAKAVTQLNTVLLLNVEARLFPQTSGVTRVINERFVEKQGMIEIVDDGLYERHPNAILETFLLYEQVVGVKGLSARTLRALYNARESMNAQWRSDPENRRTFLEILQQPQGITHALRLMNQTSVLGRYLINFRRVVGQMQHDLYHVYTVDQHILMVVRNIRRFAVAEHTHEYPFCSQLIANFDRPWVLTIAALFHDIAKGRGGDHSTLGMVDARTFCTRHGISKEDTELIVWLVGEHLTMSTVAQKQDTTDPEVIRRFAEKVENERRLTALYLLTVADIRGTSPKVWNAWKGKLLEDLYRLTLQVLGGANPDPHSQLKTRKEEALGLLRLYTVPERAQEALWNTLDVAYFLRNDPADVAWQTRHLWRHVDSASPIVKARPSPIGEGLQVLVYVRDQVDLFARICGYFERKGLSILDAKVHTTSHGFALDSFLLTDPGLDTSYRDIINLVESELVSLLTKAEPLAEPNKGRLPRRSRSFPVTPRVDLRPDERGQYYLLSVSANDRTGLLYAVARVLARHGVSVRTARINTLGERVEDTFLLDGSRLQDSRLQIAVETELLEALEP; translated from the coding sequence ATGCACGCACGTGCACACGCCCCGTCTCCGCTACGTCAGGCCCTCAAGGACCGCAAAGCCGAACTCGTCGAGCGCTTTTCCACGCACGGCAAGATCGATGTGCTGCTGCACGGTTTGTGTCACGCGGTCGACCGGTCCATGCGGGAGGCGTGGGCCGAGTACGGGATGCCGGACGACTTTGCCCTGGTCGCGGTCGGCGGATACGGGCGCGGGGAGTTGTACCCGTATTCGGATGTCGACATCCTGTTGTTGCATCGCAACGCCGAGGACGAGGCGCTCATCCAGCACGTTGAGCCTTTTATCGGCTTCCTGTGGGACATTGGCGTCGAGATCGGCTCGTCGGTCCGCACCGTCGACGAGTGCATATCGGAAGCGCACGCCGACATCACGGTACAGACGAGTCTGCTCGAATCCCGTCTTCTCGCGGGCAATCAGGCGCTTTTCGACGAGTTCCAGCAGCGCTTTTCGGCTGATCTCGACCCACTCGCTTTTTTCCGCAGCAAACAGCTGGAGATTCGCCAGCGGCACGCGAAGTATCAGGACACGCCGTACAGTCTTGAACCAAACTGCAAGGAAAGTCCGGGTGGGCTGCGCGACCTTCAGGTCATTTTGTGGATGACGAAGGCGGCAGGTCTCGGCAACAGTTGGACCGAGTTGTCTGCTCGCGACCTGTTGACCGACCGCGAGCTCAAGGAGCTGAGGCGCAATGAGCAGTTCCTGAAAGGTTTGCGTGCGCGATTGCATTTGCTCGCGCGACGCCGTCAGGATGTGCTCGTGTTCGATCTTCAGACCGCGCTGGCCCAAAGCCTGGGCTTCGAGGCGACGACGACGAAACGCGCCAGCGAACAACTCATGCGCCGATACTACTGGGCGGCGAAAGCCGTCACTCAGTTGAACACGGTGCTGTTGCTGAATGTCGAGGCGCGGCTGTTCCCTCAGACCAGTGGCGTGACCCGCGTGATCAACGAGCGCTTCGTCGAAAAGCAGGGAATGATCGAGATCGTGGACGACGGGCTTTACGAGCGTCATCCGAATGCAATCCTCGAGACGTTCCTGCTATATGAGCAGGTCGTCGGTGTGAAGGGCCTCTCGGCACGAACGCTGCGCGCGCTGTATAACGCGCGTGAATCGATGAACGCGCAGTGGCGCTCCGATCCCGAGAACCGACGCACATTCCTGGAAATTCTTCAGCAGCCGCAGGGCATCACCCACGCCTTGCGGCTGATGAATCAGACCAGCGTGCTGGGTCGCTATCTGATCAACTTCCGCCGAGTGGTCGGTCAGATGCAGCACGATCTGTATCACGTCTACACCGTTGATCAGCACATTCTGATGGTCGTGCGAAACATTCGCCGCTTCGCGGTGGCGGAGCATACGCACGAATATCCGTTTTGCAGCCAACTGATCGCAAACTTCGACCGGCCGTGGGTGCTCACGATTGCCGCGCTCTTTCACGACATTGCGAAGGGGCGCGGCGGCGACCACTCCACGCTGGGCATGGTCGACGCGCGTACCTTCTGCACCCGGCACGGCATCAGCAAGGAAGACACCGAACTGATCGTCTGGCTCGTGGGTGAGCATCTGACGATGAGCACAGTCGCGCAGAAACAGGATACGACCGACCCGGAAGTCATCCGCCGCTTCGCGGAGAAGGTGGAAAACGAGCGGCGTCTGACGGCCTTGTATCTTTTGACGGTCGCGGACATTCGAGGCACCAGTCCGAAGGTCTGGAATGCCTGGAAGGGAAAGCTGCTCGAAGATCTTTATCGTCTGACGTTGCAAGTGCTGGGCGGCGCGAACCCCGATCCGCATTCGCAACTGAAAACGCGCAAGGAAGAAGCGCTCGGATTGCTGCGTTTGTACACGGTGCCCGAACGTGCGCAGGAAGCGCTCTGGAACACGTTGGATGTCGCGTATTTCCTGCGCAATGATCCGGCGGACGTCGCATGGCAGACGCGACATTTGTGGCGTCATGTCGACAGCGCATCACCGATCGTCAAAGCGCGTCCGTCTCCAATTGGCGAAGGCCTGCAAGTGCTGGTCTATGTGCGCGATCAGGTCGATTTATTCGCTCGCATTTGCGGCTATTTCGAGCGCAAGGGCTTGTCGATTCTCGACGCCAAGGTGCACACGACAAGCCATGGTTTCGCTCTCGACAGCTTCCTGCTGACCGACCCTGGGCTGGACACCAGCTATCGAGACATCATCAATCTGGTGGAAAGTGAACTGGTGTCGCTGCTAACGAAAGCGGAACCGCTGGCGGAGCCGAACAAGGGTCGCCTGCCACGACGCTCGCGCAGTTTCCCGGTCACACCGCGCGTCGATTTACGGCCCGACGAGCGCGGCCAGTACTACCTGCTGTCGGTGTCGGCCAACGACCGCACCGGTCTGCTATACGCGGTCGCTCGCGTGCTTGCGCGTCATGGCGTCAGTGTGCGAACCGCCCGCATCAATACCCTCGGCGAACGTGTCGAAGATACGTTCCTGCTCGATGGCAGCCGTTTGCAGGATAGCCGTCTGCAAATTGCCGTTGAGACCGAATTACTCGAAGCATTGGAACCATGA